atttattgaaattttagaaCATATAAAAACAATACAAAAGTAAATTTTTGTCCTTTCTCGAAGGTATGGACATGGTTCAGCAGGCCTTCACATAAGCCTATTCATCTCTCACTTCAAGATGATGTTTACAAGTATTCATGAAAAACTTATCAACATCGGTATAGATACTTAAAACAAGTAAAGAAACCTCTAAATTATTGTTCTGTTTGCGTTGTTTCATTATATGGAATGAGTTCTGCAATTAACTTCTTCAGAAAATCAGCCTAACAAGTAGTTTGAAATTGACTTGGCGACAATTGTAATGTGAATACACTACACAGATCAAActataacacacacacacacataaaagAACCAGTAGTTAACACAAACTTATATTGCAAATTAGCCAGTCTATCATTGGTAGATAATCCATTAATGTCTCAACATTGTTATGCTATTTTACCTACAAACAGCATAATGAAATGATCTTGCCTCAAATTGCAGTCTGAAGCATACAAATGTTTCCTCAAATATCATCTGGTTATCACCTCCATGCACAAGAAGCAATCAGAGGTCGGTTCATCCAGCCAAGATACAGAGCTCCATCTCGTTCTTCGAGAGTATACTTGTTGGAGTAGCTCTCCAGCAAAGTCTTGATAGTAGCATTAACGTACGTGCTTAATGGATAGGGTGTAAATGCAGCCATGGCAAACCGTGATCTCCACTTACCAAGAGGCTCATGACGTTCCACTCTCTCAGCACCCTCACATGCTATAATGTTGACAACCTCCCGAGCAAGACAGTGCTGCTCAACGTTGATCCGCTCCTTGTGCTCCCTCGGTAGGGTAACATCAATTGATTCAAAGACAGCCAAATAATAGTTTAATGTCTCAGTGAAACGGGGAAGGAACGGGGCAGTATTAGTATTGGATTCTTGCTCAACAAGAGTTACTACCTTGGGAGATAAGCTCTTGGCCAACCTCAACAGCCTGTCCCGATGATTTTGAGTACCCACACTTTCATCAGGCAAGTGGTGAAGTGTTAATGCAAAATTAACTGCAATAGCTTCACCAGGCTGAATTCCAAGATTCTCCAGTTGAATTTCAGAAGCAGAAACTGCAGCAGCATGGAACTCAAAGGGTACATTACACGACTCAGCAAGCCTTGATAGTCTCTTCCCCACTACATCAAGTCCTCCTCCACGAGCATAAGCTGATGTTGAATCATCAATTCCTGTAAGTCGAATATGTGGAGGACCTCCAGGTCGAGCAGCAAGAGCCTGGATTAAGGTGACCCACTGGCTGCCTTGCGTAATTTGAAAATCAATTATATGAACTTTACTTTCATCTTTCATTGCTTCAGCAATTGCTCCATTTGCTGACATATACCCAAACTTGAAGTATGGGCAGACTTCATAGAGAATATGCATGTAAGATAACAGCTCAGCACTCGCAGGCTCCTTGCATCTCAGTGCTTTGTAGATGGAACTTCCTGAAGATGCCAACCTTGCAACAAGACCTTCCAGCATGTAGGCTGCCAAACGTTGAATTGGCTCACCAGAAACTGATACCATCTGCCGTAACTCTGTCATTAGCCATTCAACTGTAAGCATATCATTATTTGCAACTGCTTGAGCACAAGCACAAAGTGCTTCTTTTAAGTCTCCTCTGGACATCACCCCCACCAAAAACTTAAACTTCTCTTCCTCAGATGTGATGTGGTTGCATCCAGCCTGAGTCATTATATTATACATGTCAAGATCATCAACAGGGCCCAGCATGACATTTTCCAGTTCTTTCAGCTTGTGGGAAACATAAGAGCCCCTATCTGGTGAACCACTGGTATTCTCAGAGGAATCATGCAGATCCAATAGGCATGACTGAGAATTTAGCTGTGAAATTGCACTTTCATTCGGGGAGAAACTAGCGGTAGATGGAGAATTGTTAACAGGGTAACTGCCAGCTCCAGATGAAGACTCTAGGGTGCAGTGCTGTTCAAATGTATCAGCTGAAAGGTGCATCTCTTGGCTGCCATCATCAGAGAATGGGTATTGGTCTAGATTCTGATTGGGATGCCAGCAATAGGACTCCCGACCTTGCATAGTTTGGTCATAAAAACTATGAGACCCATCCATAACTGTACTTTTCAGAGATGCTTGTCGAACAATAGCTAATTGTTTGATTTGGCACAACTTAAGGTGACTCAGCACACCAAGAAAGCTTTCTGGAAGAGATTTTCTCAAACCTAAATGACAGCTTGGTTATCATGAACTATAAACCTTGTTTCAAGTGAAGCATGTGAATCCATCAGCTTTTGCTATATTATCAACATATCCAGCTTGGCACAGATGATGTACTGCAGAATTAATGTAATATGTAGAGAAGAGTAACATGATCATTAGGATGAGTGTGATGAAAAAAAGGCAATTCATGTTGTAAAGATCATTGCAGCAGATTGCAAACAGGTAAACTTATACAACTTTGTGTCCATGGGCTGCACAAAGCAGCTGGTACAGACATTTGAGTTGGCACATCCGGAAGTTGGATCATTTATTTGGGAACCAAAACATTATTAGCTTGAAGCTTGAAGGAAAATCTCCTTGTCAGGCCGTTTTCCTCAAACTAAACATGCAACAAGATCAATAACTTCCTAAAATCACTGTTTTTGATTTGTTTGACTCACACCACAAATTAATGGCCTTTGACAGAGGTGATTAGCTTTTTCTCATAAAGGAAGTTAATTGGTGCTAAAATAAGAACCTTGGGCATGTTACTGCTACTGTAAATGTAGAAAACTTCTAGGAAATGTAAAGGTAGAGGGAAATATCCTATGACTGCAGAGTGTAAACTGAATTACATAAGCAATTACCACTTTCTTAATATGCAATGCCACAGAAGAAATAATCTAGAGAAAAATAATGTTCTAGCTGAATGAAACCACATTTTAGATTGTGCATCCTAAGTTTTTAAATGCACATCACTACCATAATTGTATTTCATGGTAAAAAACTGAGAACTGCGAGCTGAGTTCTCATCTTCCCACCACTTGTGATTAAGTATCCCTTCAGTTCTTGCTACTAAAAATTatcaatattttcctcaatccATTGAGAAAGATGATAAACCACCTAATTTGAGTAGTTCAATCTATGATATTGGACATTTTTTTTTGGGGGGAGGGGAAGAGAacaataacaaagaaaataaaatttggtTCTCCACGAAAGTATCTAATAGATGATGACAAACATCAATCATATCAGAACACAACTGGGAAGATTCTGCAGGTCGGACAACCAATCCCTACCAGAATGCCACATGCAACACAAAAACCACTCGCAAATTTATATCCTGTTCATACCAAAAGCTAATCAACATCATAGATTGTCCATATTTCCAAGAAAGATAATGctacttaaacttcaatttcagctTTCTGCCTTCAACAAATGGAGAGTTTGATTAAGACTTGTGAATATATGGTAGGTTGTACATAAATAGAAGTATTCGCAAGAATAAAATCACCAAACTATTGAATCAGATTTTTAGTCCAAAATAACCAGAATCATCTCTAACTTGTTGATTCATATAAAATTGGAACACAGAACTGCAAGTATAGAAGTTGCTGCAATCCACTTGAAAGGAGGTAAGTTGAATTGGCATTTGAGCattgagaattcaaattcaaatatttaaacacttcaatctgaCATCAATAACAAATTCTCTCTCCCAccaaaaatttacaaaaggaaaatttCTAATGTAAATATTGGGAAACTGCATAAACAAGCAAAGCCTCGAACAGACTGAGAAAGAGAGATCCATGAATTTAAAGCCATAACTTTATCCaaaaagaggaaaagaagaagaaCCTCGaacagaaaataaaaagttacaaACAAGAAGATTGTTTTACATATTCATCACCAACCCACTTCCACAAAAACAAAGCTTCACATCAAAAATAAAAACTTTTAACCGGAATTTTAGCTCAAAGCTACTTGAGTAGTCACCATCTTCCTATACCAAGCACACGCAGTTATTTATCAttcagaaaataaaatgaaaaaacatGTAAGAAAATATTTGTTCTCTTGAGCAAGACAAGTCAAGATTCAGAATCACAACAGAAGGTAATTTAACATAGATCCATATATCAACTTCAACATCAAATTTAATAGGTTTTTACCTTGACATACCCTGTTAGAATTGAACTTTTCTCAGGTTTGATTTCCAGTGCTGCCGTAGCCTCAGAATTCAGAACCGCTGCCTCACAAGCCAACAATCTGGATTCCCTGCAGGTACATATCCCTTTTTCAATAATCAGTTATCAATTTATAGCAGTTGATTACACCATTAACCTTTCTGTGAACTAGAATTACATTTCTGCCACTCAAATTGAACCCcagtcttttttttttaagaccAAAAATACCCTTGATTAACATTATGTAATGTCAATTACGATAGAGACAATACATAATAAATTGAGATGATATCAACAACTACTtgcacataattttttttaaaaaaaattacatgtgATTGGCATTTATGCAAATATTTAAAGCCTAAGTCGGTCTTCTTATCTGAcccatcaaattaggtcaatggtTGTTAAGAGACAACAAACCATGGTCAAATATGCCTCAACtctaattaaaaatgaaattgtttcAAGAGAAAAATCTTGCAAAATTCAAAAATCTTGCAAgagaattaatattattaaatagtgaaaattactTAAATTGAGTCAACTGCTTTGAAAAACAAAATCAAATTGAAGCTGCCTTGTTAGAGGGTATAACGGTCAAAAAAAATGTAATAAACTGAACGTGTCGGAAATAAAAAGGACAGACTCAACGCGTGCAATGACGGAAAACGGACCCACGCGCTTTTACTCTTTTTTCCGTCAACTTTTCGAGTTTTCACCGCTCACCAGCTCATTCATACATTTGACGTCCACTTCACTTTCCCTTTTTATCCTTCTCGTCCTTATCTATACAGTCTCCAAAGGGGCACCGAGTACTTCAAAAAAtccattaaaatttaaattttaaaaataatttaaatattattaattaaatataattatttattattaattttatatgaaGCGACTTCGAAATATTTACGTAGAAAAAGTGATTttggaaaataaagaaaatcttCAGTATTCCTTTTTTCtacatataaattattaataaagacAAAAGAATCTTTGAGATAATATattgaatatttttataaaagatAATCTATCTTTATCGTTATCTAATAATAATTAGTGATAGAAATTAGAaagtaattaaatatttaaattctgataattattttctttttaaagatTTCGATGTCCCATCCATAGAATTGAGATAGTTTCCATGGTTTTGCCAAATCAAAAAGGAAGGTGAGTTGAATTTATTGTGCGGTGATTCTATAGAGACTCGTAGTGGCAAAATTGACATTTCATATGCTGCCATGCGTTGGCTTTGCCGACCTTTGCCTTAATTATGCAGTGATTAATTcgttaaaatttcaattaaaattcacATTTTTCTACTTTTTTTCCCCATTCCATTTTCAACCCTAGAGTTACTTTTGCTATATTAACCTAATCATAGTTAcctttctattattattattttttttttatagataaaatacatacacataaattaataataaaaataaattattattaaaattacgaTAATTTTAACGAAGTCCTTATTTTTATATAACTTACACGTAAATAATAAAAAGATAATTGATTcatttaatgaaaattaatttaaattaatcattaaagaaacttaaaataaaattttagtatcTAAAAGTATATAATTTAAATGGTAAACTTAAATTCGGATTCTATCCCCTAATCTTCTAAAACATGAATCATGTGACCCACCCTCTATTTGGTTGATTGGCTAAAAGGAAATGAGCTAcacaaattgaaaaaaaaaaaaggcaaattaAATCCAATTCACT
The Hevea brasiliensis isolate MT/VB/25A 57/8 chromosome 15, ASM3005281v1, whole genome shotgun sequence genome window above contains:
- the LOC110633636 gene encoding scarecrow-like protein 21 — its product is MDGSHSFYDQTMQGRESYCWHPNQNLDQYPFSDDGSQEMHLSADTFEQHCTLESSSGAGSYPVNNSPSTASFSPNESAISQLNSQSCLLDLHDSSENTSGSPDRGSYVSHKLKELENVMLGPVDDLDMYNIMTQAGCNHITSEEEKFKFLVGVMSRGDLKEALCACAQAVANNDMLTVEWLMTELRQMVSVSGEPIQRLAAYMLEGLVARLASSGSSIYKALRCKEPASAELLSYMHILYEVCPYFKFGYMSANGAIAEAMKDESKVHIIDFQITQGSQWVTLIQALAARPGGPPHIRLTGIDDSTSAYARGGGLDVVGKRLSRLAESCNVPFEFHAAAVSASEIQLENLGIQPGEAIAVNFALTLHHLPDESVGTQNHRDRLLRLAKSLSPKVVTLVEQESNTNTAPFLPRFTETLNYYLAVFESIDVTLPREHKERINVEQHCLAREVVNIIACEGAERVERHEPLGKWRSRFAMAAFTPYPLSTYVNATIKTLLESYSNKYTLEERDGALYLGWMNRPLIASCAWR